A genomic window from Sebastes fasciatus isolate fSebFas1 chromosome 7, fSebFas1.pri, whole genome shotgun sequence includes:
- the LOC141771278 gene encoding T-cell surface glycoprotein CD3 delta chain, producing the protein MFPCFFPSAPVSTVVVEIKVAEVSDGIQLSCSDSYQVKSESGKDIGKLEYKDENTGEYKCVSDEDQTVGSKIFVKFRTCDNCVEFDTTSITGMVVGNVVATIVIGVAVYLIASQTRTAPTTSNKKSSDRQHLVPIDVSNRAPNDHYQPLKPRQKDTYDVLNRK; encoded by the exons ATGTTTCCATGTTTCTTTCCATCAGCACCTGTCAGTACAG TTGTCGTTGAGATCAAAGTGGCCGAAGTCTCTGACGGGATTCAGCTGTCTTGTAGTGACAGTTATCAAGTTAAATCAGAAAGTGGAAAGGACATAGGAAAGTTGGAATACAAAGATGAGAATACAGGGGAGTACAAATGTGTGTCTGATGAGGACCAGACTGTAGGATCAAAAATCTTTGTGAAATTCCGGA cctGTGACAACTGTGTGGAGTTCGACACGACATCAATAACAGGAATGGTTGTAGGAAACGTGGTGGCTACGATTGTGATAGGAGTGGCTGTCTATCTCATCGCATCTCAGACTCGTACCGCTCCAACCACCTCTAACAAGAAAA GCTCCGATAGACAACATCTTGTTCCTATTGATGTGAGCAACAGAGCCCCCAATGATCACTACCAG CCTCTGAAACCTCGTCAGAAAGATACGTATGATGTGCTAAACAGAAAGTAG
- the LOC141771279 gene encoding T-cell surface glycoprotein CD3 epsilon chain-like, with protein MGVRATLAVLLLFIATVEAADGGVEFWELDFTMTCPGEGNWFKKKGESLLQGNETYKLQYDGKTKGSYHCEYNYTNDASVGTYYFYVKGKVCKNCFELDASLFGGVIAVDVLVTAILMMVIFKYTKKKSSAGLSHASKAPARSGGRAQAAQSPTYEPLSPHTRAQDPYSVVNRMG; from the exons ATGGGTGTCCGGGCCACGCTCGCCGTCCTCCTTCTGTTCATAGCTACTGTCGAGGCTGCTGACG GAGGAGTAGAATTCTGGGAGCTAGATTTCACGATGACCTGTCCAGGAGAAGGGAATTGGTTCAAGAAAAAAGGAGAATCACTCCTTCAAGGAAATGAAACGTATAAACTCCAGTATGATGGCAAAACCAAAGGCTCATACCACTGTGAATACAACTATACCAATGATGCCAGTGTTGGGACATATTATTTCTACGTGAAAGGAAAGG TGTGTAAAAATTGTTTTGAGCTGGACGCTTCTTTGTTTGGGGGGGTCATTGCTGTGGACGTGCTGGTGACAGCGATTCTGATGATGGTTATCTTCAAGTACACCAAGAAGAAAAGCTCAGCTGGACTCTCACACGCCTCCAAAG CACCTGCTCGTTCAGGAGGCCGGGCTCAAGCTGCCCAATCTCCTACCTATGAG CCGCTGAGTCCTCACACTCGCGCCCAGGATCCTTACTCCGTCGTGAACAGGATGGGATAG
- the tmem25 gene encoding transmembrane protein 25 yields the protein MECACLRRWASGSAVVFLHTLALSWAGATEPAPKIDGRHRAAVTLQENITHWFNCQSDGWDPRASPLLTWYLNGEQQREPPPKHGHLKDLEVIRPGPNHNSTFSLRARKWDRELVCVASNPRTGESYNATVKLNVQFQPEILKLNAHYSETSHPGLSLVLFALVRSNPPATITFVDQSGQQVANTSDFLILDKRSHPWLTNHTLKVTLGSLSGNISMNVSNSVGTVQSNLTLAEFLQSRVEVPMLGIVTGGAMAFMALLILSLIVLCLMQKNKTKSFDEPVEILMTKKSDSANLKTEKADKTYIPRDNMSVPSNMQLNDLNTLRKAREAALQNSVGEKKEEEEEDLSVAYAARGFARYPMVGYIYKVNSTSSEEIWL from the exons ATGGAGTGTGCGTGTCTGAGAAGGTGGGCGTCGGGCTCTGCCGTCGTGTTCCTTCACACACTGGCCTTATCCTGGGCAG GTGCAACTGAGCCCGCTCCCAAAATTGACGGACGGCACCGAGCGGCCGTGACGCTGCAGGAGAACATTACACACTGGTTCAACTGCCAATCAGACGGCTGGGATCCCCGCGCTTCTCCCTTGCTGACGTGGTACCTGAACggtgagcagcagagagagccGCCGCCCAAACATGGACATTTGAAAGACCTTGAGGTCATCAGACCGGGGCCCAATCACAACAGCACCTTCTCCCTGCGGGCCAGGAAGTGGGACCGGGAGCTGGTGTGTGTCGCGTCGAACCCCAGGACGGGAGAGAGCTACAATGCCACGGTCAAACTCAACGTCCAGT TTCAGCCAGAGATCCTCAAGCTGAACGCCCACTACAGTGAAACCTCACACCCCGGTCTCTCCCTGGTCCTCTTCGCCTTGGTACGGTCCAACCCGCCTGCCACCATCACCTTCGTGGACCAGTCAGGCCAGCAGGTGGCTAACACTTCCGACTTCCTCATCCTGGACAAGCGGAGCCACCcctggttgaccaatcacacgCTGAAGGTCACGCTGGGGAGCCTATCAGGGAACATCTCGATGAACGTCAGCAACAGTGTGGGAACGGTGCAGAGCAACCTCACGCTGGCAG aGTTCCTGCAGTCTCGTGTGGAGGTGCCCATGCTGGGAATAGTGACTGGTGGAGCCATGGCCTTCATGgccctcctcatcctcagtCTGATAGTCCTCTGCctcatgcaaaaaaacaagaccaAGTCCTTTG ACGAGCCAGTGGAGATTCTGATGACCAAGAAAAG CGACTCAGCCAATCTAAAGACAGAGAAAGCTGATAAGACCTACATCCCCAGAGACAACATGTCTGTGCCGTCCAACATGCAGCTCAACGACCTCAACACTCTGAGAAAAG CCCGAGAGGCCGCCCTGCAGAACAGTGTGGGagagaagaaggaagaggaggaggaagatctGTCTGTAGCCTACGCCGCCAGAG GTTTTGCCAGATATCCGATGGTGGGCTACATCTATAAGGTGAACAGCACAAGCAGCGAGGAGATCTGGCTCTGA
- the LOC141771308 gene encoding myelin protein zero-like protein 2 — protein MCVKGLYLLTVLSGLAASGVLQVSGMRIYTSGDVEAVNGTDVRLKCTFHSSSSINPNSISITWSFRPLKPGKEETVFHYQQKAYLPPEGIFRKRIQWAGDVMGRDASIIIQQVKFTYNGSYICQVKNPPDVHGSVGEIRLRVVTTASFSELLLLALAIGGGIAAVVILLIIILSCRRCKKKSQRQREGNEEAPRKERKDPTVCHPSRAIHLYLSESSFEIDSSDGMISEASTKDPSSSEEEGPSSDDDGGDDDSD, from the exons ATGTGCGTAAAGGGGCTCTATCTCCTCACCGTCCTGTCTGGACTCGCAGCTTCAG GCGTGCTGCAGGTCAGCGGGATGCGTATATACACATCTGGGGATGTGGAGGCGGTCAATGGGACAGATGTTCGTCTTAAGTGCACGTTCCACAGTTCCTCCAGCATCAACCCCAACTCCATCTCCATCACCTGGAGCTTCAGACCCCTCAAACCAGGCAAAGAGGAgacg GTGTTCCACTACCAGCAGAAAGCATATCTTCCTCCAGAGGGCATTTTCAGGAAGCGTATCCAATGGGCCGGCGACGTCATGGGCCGTGATGCCTCCATCATAATTCAACAGGTCAAGTTCACCTACAACGGCAGCTACATCTGCCAGGTCAAGAACCCGCCGGATGTCCACGGCTCGGTCGGAGAGATTCGACTCCGTGTCGTCACCACAG CCTCTTTCTCCGAACTTCTCCTTCTGGCGTTGGCAATCGGGGGCGGTATCGCCGCCGTggtcatcctcctcatcatcatacTCTCCTGCAGGCGGTGCAAGAAGAAGAGTCAGAGACAGCGGGAAGGGAACGAGGAGGCTCCCCGCAAAGAGAGAAAAGACCCCACTGTGTG ccACCCATCGAGGGCCATCCACCTCTACCTATCAGAGTCGTCCTTTGAGATTGACAGTTCAGACGGCATGATCTCAGAAGCCAGCACCAAAGACCCGAGCTCCTCGGAGGAGGAGGGCCCGAGCTCAGACGACGACGGTGGCGATGACGACTCCGACTGA